The Fusarium oxysporum Fo47 chromosome II, complete sequence genome includes a region encoding these proteins:
- a CDS encoding acyl transferase/acyl hydrolase/lysophospholipase, whose protein sequence is MATSPSETSRTLHPQVSGASSADIDPSIPIRGPEHISDEEGPWAQKTILTFDGGGVRGYASLLVLKRIMTRIRDIERNHEDPAPSSTYYPWMGKHEQDTNEDNPESERVDKFLPCHYFDYVAGTSTGGWFHERSFLWYPRAKFSCRKTRAAFQEVVYQTLRRERDCFPSEAETEPLKYREDRTRTIAISWAINKEGGVSKEFVWRSYDNDFSPKAHDSNLWNPSNAGPAHTTAIWEVARATTAAPRYFESIKIRGRKFLDGGMVANNPALIAIREIHNLHGLVPALFVSIGTGLKVSADAQNNGLTNGANGDIRTLRRAATRDDVRRKQFLKKYIEIGKHWKNWMVDCEGMNGTNGWRGHCRAIGLTEHLYRLNVEGDLHTIPLDDWRPSNTGEDTLKFIEAQTERYLAEPRVKDYITSIARKAVEIRRQRAATEQWERFAVDVIYRCSDCDTKKYDTRAKLREHLQKGTEHRRERMVDGRELEEKLSASRSFRPDRPGETGR, encoded by the exons ATGGCTACTTCACCGTCCGAGACCTCTCGTACGCTACATCCACAAGTCAGTGGAGCGAGTAGCGCGGATATCGATCCTTCAATTCCTATTCGCGGACCCGAGCACATCTCAGATGAGGAAGGTCCTTGGGCTCAAAAGACCATCTTGACATTCG ATGGCGGTGGTGTTCGTGGCTACGCAAGTCTTTTGGTGTTGAAACGTATCATGACTCGAATACGGGACATAGAGCGTAATCACGAAGACCCAGCCCCTAGCAGCACCTACTACCCTTGGATGGGCAAACACGAGCAGGATACTAATGAAGATAACCCAGAGTCAGAAAGAGTTGATAAGTTTCTTCCTTGTCACTACTTTGACTACGTCGCTGGGACTTCAACTGGTGG ATGGTTTCACGAGCGTTCATTCCTTTGGTATCCGCGAGCAAAGTTCTCATGTCGGAAGACACGTGCAGCATTTCAGGAGGTCGTCTACCAGACTCTTCGACGAGAGAGGGATTGTTTCCCTAGCGAAGCTGAAACTGAGCCCTTAAAGTACAGAGAAGATCGAACCAGAAC TATCGCTATCTCTTGGGCTATTAACAAAGAAGGCGGCGTTAGTAAAGAGTTCGTCTGGAGAAGTTATGACAATGACTTTAGCCCCAAGGCGCATGACTCCAATCTCTGGAACCCCTCCAATGCGGGTCCTGCTCACACAACTGCAATTTGGGAGGTTGCTCGTGCAACAACAGCTGCACCAAGGTACTTTGAATCCATCAAGATCAGAGGAAGAAAATTCCTTGACGGTGGTATGGTAGCCAACAATCCCGCCTTGATCGCTATCAGAGAAATCCATAACCTTCATGGCTTGGTTCCGGCCCTGTTCGTCAGCATTGGAACGGGTCTCAAGGTTTCCGCAGATGCTCAGAACAACGGTTTAACTAATGGAGCAAACGGCGATATTAGAACACTCAGAAGGGCTGCAACTAGAGACGACGTTAGACGCAAGCAGTTCCTGAAGAAGTATATCGAGATAGGAAAACATTGGAAAAACTGGATGGTTGACTGTGAGGGAATGAACGGCACTAATGGGTGGCGAGGCCACTGCAGAGCGATAGGCTTGACAGAGCATTTATACAGACTCAACGTGGAAGGCGACCTTCACACTATTCCACTCGATGATTGGCGTCCGTCAAACACCGGAGAAGATACCCTCAAGTTCATTGAAGCGCAAACAGAACGATACCTCGCCGAGCCCAGAGTGAAAGATTACATTACCTCTATTGCAAGGAAAGCCGTTGAGATAAGACGTCAGCGCGCTGCGACGGAACAGTGGGAGCGATTTGCAGTGGATGTGATTTATCGCTGCTCTGATTGCGATACCAAGAAGTATGACACTCGGGCAAAGTTGCGAGAACATCTACAAAAAGGAACTGAGCATAGAAGGGAGAGGATGGTTGATGGGAGAGAGCTTGAGGAGAAACTCAGCGCTTCGAGGTCCTTTAGGCCTGATAGACCAGGTGAAACAGGGAGGTGA
- a CDS encoding uncharacterized protein (expressed protein): protein MPNNAGRAVAEFIFDDNGRMEDEKMVNHGECSRSHDADFRNWQDVDHKVFTALDDAGIDWRAKTSESGNLLHLVAQSGLSQERLIWRSQFLVDKGIDPTAPDADGWTARKIAEHYILNKFRFYEELGKLESGGVEVEWQ, encoded by the coding sequence ATGCCCAACAACGCCGGAAGGGCTGTTGCAGAATTCATATTTGATGACAATGGCCGTATGGAAGATGAAAAGATGGTAAATCATGGAGAATGTTCCCGTAGCCATGATGCAGATTTCCGGAACTGGCAGGATGTTGACCACAAGGTGTTCACCGCGTTGGATGATGCTGGTATAGACTGGAGGGCCAAGACGTCTGAAAGTGGAAACTTGTTACATCTCGTTGCGCAATCTGGACTGAGCCAGGAAAGGTTGATATGGAGGAGTCAATTTCTGGTGGACAAGGGAATTGATCCAACGGCACCTGATGCAGATGGTTGGACGGCGAGGAAAATCGCTGAGCATTATATATTGAACAAGTTTCGGTTCTATGAGGAGCTGGGGAAGCTTGAAAGCGGCGGGGTTGAGGTGGAGTGGCAGTAA
- a CDS encoding uncharacterized protein (expressed protein) — protein sequence MTSSTSQKPFLLALPPEIQSQIISLLADSTDFKSVHSLLFSCKQLYAIALPFSVQTFCDIPRPELPKKGSVVRSRIVQFLSYVSIIKPELARHVRTIRLHDWLTDHFYKGTVHIDANDVIFYKQLILKILPEKLGYDTHWSSRWIWALETGIEDAAVALLLAVCTKVKNLTYGHPWNPNCFYIILIAAYGGCGRRRVKLPPSQLLTRLKNVKHESYNREEGYRQFYDHANQLFRIPSIHSYECVGARSPEMDEFDLDPMDEGCSNIQSIILRDSWCVGPAIRSLIGACKVLRKFIYTHDFQKKYLGDEFEATARDIMESLLPHDDSLEYLHIDLTEAVRTSSGPPGPRERLYMGAELRQMHKLKSLILGSQSVSGLLGNGKVIYYTEDASIEAPKVVECIPEHLEYLEIHSCGRNIINQLEEFLGTLIHPDRFPNLSSVKLIFNENWANEEEIKSLVSERDGLALEVVRRQL from the coding sequence ATGACTTCTTCTACGAGCCAGAAGCCTTTCTTACTCGCTCTCCCTCCAGAGATCCAGAGCCAGATAatctctcttcttgctgATTCGACTGATTTCAAATCCGTTCATTCACTTCTATTTTCGTGCAAACAACTCTACGCAATTGCACTACCTTTCTCAGTCCAAACATTCTGCGACATCCCGAGACCTGAATTGCCGAAGAAAGGCTCTGTAGTTCGCTCCCGCATTGTGCAGTTTCTTTCATACGTTTCAATCATCAAGCCAGAGCTTGCCCGACACGTTCGCACGATTAGACTCCATGATTGGCTGACCGATCACTTTTACAAAGGAACGGTTCACATCGATGCCAATGATGTGATCTTCTATAAGCAATTGATTCTCAAGATATTGCCTGAGAAGCTAGGATATGATACGCATTGGAGTAGCCGATGGATTTGGGCCCTGGAAACAGGAATCGAAGATGCCGCGGTGGCTCTTCTACTTGCTGTCTGCACAAAGGTCAAGAATTTGACATATGGCCACCCTTGGAATCCAAATTGCTTCTATATTATCCTTATAGCTGCCTATGGAGGTTGCGGAAGAAGACGTGTCAAACTTCCCCCGAGTCAGTTGCTTACCAGGTTGAAAAATGTTAAGCATGAATCATATAATCGCGAGGAAGGATATCGCCAATTTTATGATCACGCAAACCAGTTATTCCGCATCCCTAGCATTCATTCATACGAATGTGTTGGGGCAAGAAGCCCTGAAATGGATGAGTTTGACCTAGACCCAATGGATGAAGGATGTTCAAACATTCAGTCAATCATCTTACGAGATAGTTGGTGCGTAGGTCCAGCCATTCGCTCTTTAATCGGGGCGTGCAAGGTCCTTAGGAAGTTCATATATACACACGACTTCCAAAAAAAGTACCTTGGTGACGAATTTGAAGCAACGGCTCGGGATATAATGGAATCGCTATTGCCTCATGATGATAGCCTGGAATATCTTCATATTGATTTGACTGAAGCAGTTCGCACGAGCTCTGGCCCGCCCGGACCACGAGAACGATTGTATATGGGTGCTGAACTGCGACAGATGCACAAGTTGAAGAGCCTCATTTTAGGCTCTCAGAGTGTCAGTGGGCTTCTAGGTAATGGAAAGGTGATTTACTACACAGAGGATGCATCTATAGAGGCTCCAAAGGTTGTTGAATGTATTCCAGAACACTTGGAGTATCTTGAGATTCATAGCTGTGGAAGGAACATCATTAACCAGCTCGAGGAGTTTCTGGGCACGCTGATCCACCCAGATCGGTTCCCCAACTTGTCATCAGTCAAGTTAATTTTCAACGAGAATTGGGCaaatgaagaagagataaAGAGCCTTGTTTCGGAGAGAGATGGCCTAGCACTGGAGGTCGTTCGGCGTCAGTTATAG
- a CDS encoding uncharacterized protein (expressed protein), with amino-acid sequence MRPTLPYHQVNELSLICSQPTGHGSPGRLDGELSLGADPNSQPEKARELLSAIEPGWDGQDPPPQFEQYGEQFQPPIYCAASHLNNSPKGKSEKAQMVFSLLQHGADLYQEFPQALYSPDRSSKPRAPFPGEDPPCTSFPEFPTEANSLDREEENQHPHFSDDEWENEERAPTWGARHVIHAIIEDGGCLTPLIEYPGFLASLNLKHRDP; translated from the coding sequence ATGCGTCCAACCCTGCCTTATCATCAAGTGAACGAGCTCTCACTTATTTGCTCTCAGCCAACCGGCCATGGGTCTCCAGGTCGCTTAGATGGGGAGCTGTCCCTGGGAGCAGATCCTAATAGCCAACCGGAGAAAGCTCGAGAGTTACTTTCTGCAATTGAGCCCGGTTGGGACGGTCAGGATCCCCCACCGCAGTTTGAGCAATATGGCGAGCAGTTTCAACCACCTATCTATTGTGCCGCCAGccatctcaacaacagccctAAGGGTAAGAGTGAAAAGGCTCAAATGGTCTTTTCACTTCTTCAGCATGGAGCCGATCTGTACCAGGAGTTTCCTCAAGCTCTTTATAGTCCAGATCGCTCCTCTAAGCCCAGGGCACCGTTCCCGGGCGAGGACCCTCCATGCACATCTTTTCCAGAATTCCCTACGGAAGCCAATAGCCTAGATCGGGAGGAAGAAAATCAGCATCCGCACTTTTCGGATGATGAGTGGGAAAATGAAGAGAGAGCGCCTACGTGGGGTGCGAGACATGTCATTCATGCTATCATTGAAGATGGCGGTTGCTTGACGCCTCTGATTGAGTATCCTGGGTTCCTTGCATCATTGAACCTTAAACATCGTGATCCCTAA
- a CDS encoding type II pantothenate kinase gives MTTSEDHVRDAELQYLVNPLNGSHLSDGIDGSSHDNRPPIPGSSCEIYTFTDEVIVSSTPPKSHPYLLVNIGSGVSFFQVSESNQCQRISGSSFGGSALCGLLLLLTRARTYEDMLEQAEKGNNANVDKLIGDIYGMDYNRIGMKMTAVASTFCKAFSLEHRPDAETEEAENPVRDIKSFSDADICHSLVFAVFNNIGQLATLHSRIHGNPDIYFTGPYVQNCQLLIRTLCIAVRYYSQGEKKAHVVVNQGDLAV, from the exons ATGACTACAAGCGAGGACCATGTACGGGACGCAGAACTGCAATATCTGGTTAACCCCCTAAATGGCAGTCATTTATCAGACGGAATTGACGGTTCAAGTCACG ACAATCGTCCACCTATCCCGGGATCAAGTTGCGAAATCTACACCTTCACCGACGAAGTAATCgtctcctcaacaccaccaaaatctCACCCATATctcctcgtcaacatcgGCTCAGGCGTATCATTTTTCCAGGTCTCTGAAAGCAACCAATGTCAGCGCATCTCGGGCTCCTCATTCGGCGGATCGGCGTTATGCGGTCTGCTACTTCTTCTCACACGAGCACGTACGTATGAAGATATGCTTGAACAAGCTGAGAAGGGTAACAACGCAAATGTTGATAAGCTGATTGGAGACATTTATGGAATGGACTACAACAGAATTGGAATGAAAATGACAGCTGTTGCTTCAACTTTCTGCAAAGCCTTCAGCTTGGAGCATAGACCTGATGCTGAGActgaagaggctgaaaaCCCCGTGCGGGACATCAAGTCGTTCTCAGATGCGGACATCTGTCACTCCTTGGTTTTCGCGGTTTTTAACAACATCGGCCAGCTGGCTACTTTGCATAGTCGCATTCATGGTAACCCGGATATCTATTTCACTGGCCCTTATGTACAGAACTGCCAGTTGCTCATCAGAACCTTGTGCATTGCAGTGCGCTATTATTCCcaaggagagaagaaggcgCATGTTGTAGTCAACCAAGGTGATTTGGCTGTCTAA